In the Candidatus Rhodoblastus alkanivorans genome, one interval contains:
- a CDS encoding quinoprotein dehydrogenase-associated SoxYZ-like carrier: MKTRLATAFLGLCALGLAAAPAFADDPDSPAARQSRWQDLEKTVFHGRTAGPSNGVVTLEAPERAEDAALVPMTVTLKPADKVKALWLIIDDNPMPVAAHLVFGPAADPHQMKFRVRVNSYTNVHAVAELPDGSLVADEKFVKASGGCSAPMGEGVVAALKGIGEMRLKFAGPVQPGAPVEAKLMIRHPNFNGMQMNQVTRLYTPARYLDKVSVRDGDAKVFDMDSGISLASNPVLSFGLIPQASGRLTVEAYDSRNSHWRKDFDILRMTN; this comes from the coding sequence ATGAAAACGCGCCTTGCGACAGCATTTCTCGGCCTGTGCGCGCTCGGCCTCGCCGCCGCGCCGGCCTTTGCGGACGATCCCGACAGCCCGGCCGCCCGGCAGAGCCGCTGGCAGGATCTTGAAAAGACCGTCTTTCACGGCAGGACGGCCGGGCCGTCCAACGGCGTGGTGACGCTCGAAGCCCCTGAACGGGCCGAGGACGCGGCCCTCGTGCCGATGACTGTGACTTTGAAACCGGCCGACAAGGTCAAGGCGCTCTGGCTTATCATCGACGACAATCCGATGCCGGTCGCCGCGCATCTCGTGTTCGGGCCGGCCGCCGATCCCCATCAAATGAAATTCCGCGTCCGCGTCAACAGCTACACCAATGTTCATGCGGTGGCCGAATTGCCGGACGGCTCGCTCGTCGCCGACGAGAAATTCGTGAAAGCCTCCGGCGGCTGCTCGGCGCCCATGGGCGAGGGCGTGGTCGCGGCGCTCAAGGGCATCGGCGAGATGCGGCTGAAGTTCGCGGGCCCGGTCCAGCCCGGCGCGCCGGTCGAAGCCAAGCTGATGATCCGGCATCCCAATTTCAACGGCATGCAGATGAATCAGGTCACGCGGCTCTATACGCCGGCGCGCTATCTCGACAAGGTCTCGGTGCGCGACGGCGACGCCAAGGTTTTCGATATGGACTCAGGCATTTCGCTCGCCAGCAATCCGGTTTTGTCCTTCGGCCTGATCCCTCAAGCCTCCGGGCGCCTGACGGTCGAGGCCTATGACAGCAGGAACAGCCACTGGCGCAAGGATTTCGACATTCTGCGCATGACCAACTGA
- a CDS encoding rhodanese-like domain-containing protein, which produces MRAKSSFAPVAVLVLGLTGAAVAGTSEPPGLWTGPMHGETPAALAGAKVVDAAAVAELKKTGAVLIDVAEAPAKPPGLSPDQPWLPIHMSIPGAVWFAGGGFGDGSPAYQQRFAARVAELTGGDRSRAVVAFCHPHCWGSWNAGKRLVMLGYEKVYWFPGGVEAWEDRFAAAPVKPDKAWEVSRR; this is translated from the coding sequence ATGCGGGCCAAATCTTCCTTCGCGCCGGTCGCCGTCCTCGTTCTCGGCCTGACCGGCGCCGCCGTCGCCGGGACGAGCGAGCCGCCGGGCCTGTGGACCGGGCCGATGCATGGCGAAACCCCGGCGGCTCTCGCCGGCGCAAAGGTCGTCGACGCGGCCGCGGTCGCCGAACTCAAGAAAACGGGCGCCGTGCTGATCGACGTCGCGGAAGCGCCCGCCAAACCCCCGGGCCTCTCGCCCGATCAGCCCTGGCTGCCGATCCATATGTCGATCCCCGGCGCGGTCTGGTTCGCCGGAGGCGGCTTTGGCGATGGGAGCCCGGCCTATCAGCAGCGTTTCGCCGCGCGCGTCGCCGAATTGACCGGCGGCGACAGGAGCCGCGCGGTGGTCGCCTTCTGCCACCCGCACTGCTGGGGGAGCTGGAACGCCGGCAAAAGGCTGGTCATGCTCGGCTATGAAAAGGTCTATTGGTTTCCCGGCGGCGTCGAGGCTTGGGAAGACAGATTTGCCGCGGCGCCGGTCAAGCCCGACAAGGCGTGGGAGGTGAGCCGCCGCTGA
- a CDS encoding DUF2076 domain-containing protein produces MSPEERQLLSELFDRVRSQANAPRDRDAENFIADAVRGQPYAPYLLAQAVIVQEQALRAADQKLQDLQAQVSHLQQQAQSAAPQGGGGFLGGLFGGGRPSPQPQPQPNPWGAAPQQQEAYAPPPAPPPQPAPSPWGAPQQPSAGGGFLRNAMGAAAGVAGGVLLADSIRGLFSGGGHGAGLLGGGQGLGGGQGLGGQGLGGQGLGGGETIVNNYYDTPPNDKTQAAFDPSDNGDQDYSNADYSGDDDYSGGDDYSSDV; encoded by the coding sequence ATGTCGCCCGAAGAACGCCAGTTGCTCTCCGAACTGTTCGATCGCGTCCGCAGCCAGGCGAATGCGCCGCGCGACCGCGACGCCGAAAACTTCATCGCCGACGCCGTGCGCGGCCAGCCCTACGCCCCCTATCTCCTGGCCCAGGCGGTCATCGTCCAGGAGCAGGCGCTGCGCGCGGCCGACCAGAAGCTCCAGGACCTGCAGGCCCAGGTCAGCCATCTTCAGCAGCAGGCGCAATCCGCTGCGCCGCAAGGCGGCGGCGGATTTTTGGGCGGCCTGTTCGGCGGCGGGCGCCCGTCGCCACAGCCCCAACCCCAGCCCAATCCCTGGGGGGCTGCGCCGCAGCAGCAGGAGGCCTATGCGCCTCCGCCTGCCCCGCCGCCTCAGCCCGCTCCCTCGCCCTGGGGCGCGCCCCAGCAGCCCTCCGCGGGCGGCGGCTTCCTGCGTAATGCGATGGGCGCGGCGGCCGGCGTCGCCGGCGGCGTGCTTCTGGCTGATTCGATTCGCGGCCTGTTCTCCGGCGGCGGCCATGGCGCCGGCCTGTTGGGCGGCGGTCAGGGGCTCGGCGGCGGCCAAGGACTTGGCGGGCAAGGACTTGGCGGGCAAGGACTTGGCGGCGGCGAGACGATCGTGAACAATTATTACGACACGCCGCCCAACGATAAGACCCAGGCCGCCTTCGACCCCTCCGACAACGGCGATCAGGACTATTCCAACGCCGATTATTCGGGCGACGACGATTATTCCGGCGGCGACGACTATAGTTCGGACGTGTGA
- a CDS encoding quinoprotein relay system zinc metallohydrolase 2, producing the protein MSRAKAFDMTRRAFGAGLCLCCLPALARENAFALEEVGPSVFMRRGIDAEVDAANLDGIANIGFIIGEKSVLVTESGGSLADGRLLRKMIRDKTDKPIQYVVLSHVHPDHVFGAGAFVEDKPVFIGHHNLPEALGMRGAFYRKRLVDILGESNAGPVVAPTRTIKGREEIDLGGRRIVFTAHEPAHTTSDLSMLDISSGLFLPADLLFVGRMPSLDGSLTGWIAQLEAMRKQNYGGAVPGHGPVSVEFGPASAALLRYLTAVRDGVRAEIDGGGSIERAMSHVAQSERDHWKLFDDYNKRNVAEAFSELEWQ; encoded by the coding sequence ATGTCGCGCGCGAAAGCATTTGACATGACGCGCCGCGCCTTTGGCGCGGGCCTTTGCCTGTGCTGCCTGCCCGCGCTCGCCCGCGAAAACGCCTTCGCCCTGGAGGAGGTTGGACCTTCCGTCTTCATGCGCCGCGGCATCGACGCCGAAGTGGACGCCGCCAATCTCGACGGCATCGCCAATATCGGCTTCATCATCGGCGAAAAATCGGTACTGGTGACCGAAAGCGGCGGCAGTCTCGCCGACGGCCGGCTGCTGCGCAAAATGATCCGCGACAAGACCGACAAGCCGATCCAATATGTCGTGCTGAGCCATGTCCATCCCGATCATGTTTTCGGCGCGGGCGCTTTCGTCGAGGACAAGCCGGTCTTCATCGGCCACCACAATCTCCCCGAAGCCCTGGGGATGCGCGGCGCGTTCTACCGCAAACGCCTCGTCGACATCTTGGGCGAAAGCAATGCCGGGCCGGTGGTCGCGCCGACGAGGACGATCAAGGGGCGGGAGGAGATCGATCTCGGCGGGCGGCGGATCGTCTTCACGGCGCATGAGCCGGCCCACACCACTTCCGACCTGTCGATGCTCGACATTTCGAGTGGTCTGTTCCTGCCCGCCGACCTGCTGTTCGTCGGCCGCATGCCCTCGCTTGACGGCAGCCTCACCGGCTGGATCGCCCAGCTCGAAGCCATGCGGAAGCAGAATTACGGCGGCGCCGTTCCGGGGCACGGGCCTGTGAGCGTCGAATTCGGTCCCGCTTCCGCCGCACTTCTGCGCTATCTCACGGCGGTGCGCGACGGCGTGAGGGCGGAAATCGACGGCGGGGGCTCGATCGAGCGCGCCATGAGCCATGTCGCGCAATCCGAACGCGACCATTGGAAGCTGTTCGACGATTACAATAAGAGAAATGTCGCCGAGGCCTTTTCTGAACTCGAGTGGCAATAG
- the fabA gene encoding 3-hydroxyacyl-[acyl-carrier-protein] dehydratase FabA has translation MGEKRSQFAYEDLLACGRGELFGPGNAQLPLPPMLMFDRIVAISEEGGAHGKGHVRAEFDIKPDLWFFGCHFLGDPVMPGCLGLDALWQLTGFFLGWLGLPGRGRALGVGEVKFADQVLPTVKKVVYGVDFKRVFKGKLVLGIADGWLEADGARIYEVKDMRVGLFQPAAA, from the coding sequence ATGGGCGAGAAACGCTCTCAATTTGCTTATGAAGATCTGCTGGCGTGCGGCCGCGGCGAGCTTTTCGGCCCGGGCAACGCGCAATTGCCCCTGCCGCCGATGCTGATGTTCGACCGCATCGTGGCGATCAGCGAAGAGGGCGGCGCCCACGGGAAGGGCCATGTCCGCGCCGAATTCGACATCAAGCCGGATCTGTGGTTCTTCGGTTGCCACTTTCTGGGCGACCCCGTCATGCCGGGCTGTCTCGGACTCGACGCCCTGTGGCAGCTCACCGGCTTCTTCCTCGGCTGGCTCGGTCTTCCGGGGCGCGGCCGGGCGCTCGGCGTCGGCGAGGTCAAATTCGCCGATCAGGTTCTGCCGACGGTCAAAAAGGTCGTCTATGGCGTCGATTTCAAGCGCGTGTTCAAGGGCAAGCTGGTGCTCGGCATCGCCGACGGCTGGCTTGAGGCCGACGGCGCGCGGATTTACGAAGTCAAGGACATGCGCGTCGGCCTGTTCCAGCCCGCCGCGGCCTGA
- the fabB gene encoding beta-ketoacyl-ACP synthase I, producing the protein MRRVVVTGIGIVSAIGNDAAEVTASLRAARPGIVRAEKYAELGFRCQVHGAPTLNPEKLVDRRAMRFHATGTAWNHVAMDQAIADAGLEPADVSNPRTGIIMGSGGPSTRTIVESADITREKGPKRVGPFAVPKAMSSTASATLATWFKIKGVNYSISSACATSSHCIGNAAEMIQYGKQDVMFAGGCEELDWTLSVLFDAMGAMSSSYNDTPATASRAYDADRDGFVIAGGAGVVVLEEYERAKARGARIYAELAGYGLTSDGHDMVAPSGEGAERCMRMALETCKLPIDYINPHATSTPVGDLKEIEAIRAVFGADKCPPISATKSLTGHSLGAAGVQEAIYCLLMQQNSFICESANIVNLDPAFADMNILRQRRDNQQLGVVLSNSFGFGGTNATLIFKHIDA; encoded by the coding sequence ATGAGACGCGTCGTCGTCACCGGCATCGGCATTGTCTCCGCGATCGGCAATGACGCCGCGGAAGTTACAGCCTCGCTGCGCGCCGCGCGGCCTGGCATCGTGCGCGCCGAAAAATACGCCGAACTCGGCTTTCGCTGCCAGGTCCACGGCGCTCCGACGCTCAACCCGGAAAAGCTCGTCGATCGCCGCGCCATGCGCTTCCACGCCACGGGCACCGCCTGGAACCATGTCGCCATGGATCAGGCCATCGCCGATGCGGGACTGGAGCCTGCCGACGTCTCGAACCCGCGCACCGGGATCATCATGGGATCGGGCGGCCCTTCGACGCGAACCATCGTCGAATCGGCCGACATCACCCGCGAAAAGGGCCCGAAGCGCGTTGGCCCCTTCGCCGTGCCCAAGGCGATGTCCTCGACCGCTTCGGCGACGCTCGCCACCTGGTTCAAGATCAAGGGCGTCAATTATTCGATCTCCTCGGCCTGCGCCACATCGTCGCATTGCATCGGCAACGCCGCCGAAATGATCCAATACGGCAAGCAGGACGTGATGTTCGCCGGCGGCTGCGAGGAGCTGGACTGGACGCTCTCGGTGCTGTTCGACGCCATGGGCGCGATGTCCTCGTCCTATAACGACACGCCGGCGACGGCCTCGCGCGCCTATGACGCCGACCGCGACGGTTTCGTGATCGCCGGCGGCGCGGGGGTGGTCGTTCTGGAGGAATACGAGCGGGCGAAAGCGCGCGGTGCCAGAATTTACGCCGAACTCGCCGGCTATGGCCTGACCTCGGACGGCCACGACATGGTCGCGCCTTCCGGCGAAGGCGCCGAGCGCTGCATGCGCATGGCGCTGGAGACCTGCAAGCTTCCGATCGATTACATCAATCCGCACGCGACCTCGACTCCGGTCGGCGACCTCAAGGAAATCGAGGCGATCCGCGCCGTCTTCGGGGCCGACAAATGCCCGCCGATCTCGGCGACCAAATCGCTCACCGGCCATTCGCTCGGCGCCGCGGGGGTGCAGGAGGCGATTTATTGCCTGTTGATGCAGCAGAATAGTTTTATTTGCGAAAGCGCCAATATCGTTAATCTCGACCCGGCTTTCGCCGATATGAATATCCTGCGCCAGCGCAGGGACAACCAGCAGCTCGGCGTGGTCCTGTCCAATTCGTTTGGCTTTGGCGGGACCAATGCGACGCTGATCTTCAAACATATCGACGCCTGA
- the irrA gene encoding iron response transcriptional regulator IrrA, translating to MEKRDSASRARRASERGAKGGGAVYAATAAGADLSGCPLHDLRRKLSEAGLRPTRQRLRLGWLLFGGGDRHVTAERLYDEARAARAPISLATVYNTLNQFTSAGLLKEVTVDGAKTYFDTNLAEHQHFVIDDETHMLTDLPKELIDFTRLPEPPEGMEIARVDVMIRLRRKAS from the coding sequence ATGGAGAAGAGGGACAGCGCGTCACGCGCCCGCCGGGCGTCCGAGCGCGGAGCGAAAGGCGGCGGCGCGGTCTATGCGGCGACGGCCGCGGGGGCCGACCTCAGCGGTTGCCCGTTGCACGACCTGCGGCGCAAATTGAGCGAGGCGGGCTTAAGGCCGACGCGCCAGCGCCTGCGTCTCGGCTGGCTGCTGTTCGGCGGCGGCGACCGCCACGTCACCGCGGAGCGCCTCTATGACGAGGCGCGCGCGGCGCGCGCCCCGATCTCGCTCGCGACCGTCTACAACACCTTGAATCAGTTCACGTCCGCGGGCCTGTTGAAGGAAGTGACGGTGGACGGGGCCAAGACCTATTTCGACACCAATCTCGCCGAGCACCAGCATTTCGTGATCGACGACGAAACCCATATGCTCACCGACCTGCCCAAGGAGCTGATCGACTTCACCCGCCTGCCGGAGCCGCCCGAAGGCATGGAGATCGCGCGCGTCGATGTGATGATTCGTCTACGGCGCAAGGCGTCGTGA
- a CDS encoding NAD(P)/FAD-dependent oxidoreductase gives MVRFIETLVIGAGPAGLTTAYKLSQEGREVIVLEKDPIYVGGISRTVNYKNFLFDIGGHRFFSKSKTIVDLWREILPDDFIERPRLSRIFYQNKFYAYPLRGFEALRNLGLWESARCMASFGFARAFPFRNPATFHHWVRNQFGERLFSIFFKTYTEKVWGMSCNEISSDWAAQRIKGLSLGAAIFDGLRRSLGLNKSGNNGANSARTLIESFQYPRKGPGMMWEAAAAKIKSNGGEILMGRAVEKLDFDEANKIWTVEAWTADGQCETFRARHVVSSAPIRELMSNLSPTPISLLHARQLRYRDFLTVVLIGKSRRELPDNWVYIHDPAVKVGRVQNFRSWSPEMIPDGVSTCLGLEYFCFEGDGLWTASDAELIELAKREIGRIGLMDPEDVADASVVRQAKAYPVYDETYAANLETIRAELSLRFPNLHLVGRNGMHKYNNQDHAMMTGLLTALNIIAGEIAHDVWRVNEDAEYCEAGISGAEEALVSERLAPRRVA, from the coding sequence ATGGTTCGTTTCATCGAAACTTTGGTTATCGGCGCCGGGCCGGCAGGATTAACGACCGCCTACAAGCTTTCGCAGGAAGGACGGGAAGTCATCGTCCTCGAAAAGGATCCGATCTATGTCGGCGGCATCAGCCGCACGGTCAATTACAAGAATTTCCTCTTCGACATCGGCGGCCATCGCTTTTTCTCGAAGTCGAAGACCATCGTCGACCTGTGGCGTGAAATCCTGCCCGACGACTTCATCGAGCGCCCGCGCCTGTCGCGCATCTTCTACCAAAACAAATTCTACGCCTACCCTTTGCGCGGCTTCGAGGCCCTGCGCAATCTGGGCTTGTGGGAAAGCGCGCGCTGCATGGCCTCGTTCGGCTTCGCCCGCGCTTTTCCGTTCCGCAATCCGGCCACATTCCACCATTGGGTGCGCAACCAGTTCGGCGAGCGGCTGTTCTCGATCTTCTTCAAGACCTATACGGAAAAGGTCTGGGGCATGAGCTGTAACGAAATTTCGTCAGACTGGGCTGCCCAGCGCATCAAGGGCCTGAGTCTTGGCGCGGCGATCTTCGACGGGTTGCGCCGCTCGCTCGGCCTCAACAAGAGCGGGAACAATGGAGCAAACAGCGCCAGGACCCTGATCGAAAGCTTCCAATACCCGCGAAAAGGCCCCGGCATGATGTGGGAGGCCGCCGCCGCGAAAATCAAGAGCAACGGCGGCGAGATCCTGATGGGCCGCGCGGTGGAAAAGCTCGATTTCGACGAAGCGAACAAAATCTGGACGGTCGAGGCCTGGACCGCCGATGGCCAATGCGAAACTTTTCGCGCGCGCCATGTGGTGTCCTCGGCCCCGATCCGCGAATTAATGTCCAATCTGTCGCCGACGCCGATAAGCCTGCTCCACGCCCGCCAGCTGCGCTATCGCGATTTCCTCACCGTTGTCCTGATCGGCAAGTCGCGCCGGGAGTTGCCGGACAATTGGGTCTATATCCACGATCCCGCGGTCAAGGTCGGCCGCGTCCAGAATTTCCGCTCCTGGTCGCCGGAAATGATCCCCGACGGCGTCTCCACCTGCCTCGGGCTCGAATATTTCTGCTTCGAGGGCGACGGCCTGTGGACCGCTTCAGACGCCGAACTGATCGAGCTCGCCAAGCGCGAGATCGGCCGGATCGGCCTGATGGACCCCGAAGACGTCGCCGACGCCTCGGTCGTGCGCCAGGCCAAGGCCTATCCGGTCTATGACGAGACCTATGCTGCCAATCTCGAGACGATCCGCGCCGAACTGAGCCTGCGCTTCCCCAACCTGCATCTCGTCGGCCGCAACGGCATGCATAAATACAACAACCAGGACCACGCGATGATGACCGGCCTCCTGACCGCGCTGAACATCATCGCCGGAGAAATTGCGCACGACGTCTGGAGGGTCAACGAGGACGCCGAATATTGCGAGGCGGGAATTTCCGGCGCCGAGGAAGCGTTGGTCAGTGAGCGCCTCGCCCCGCGCAGGGTGGCCTGA
- the rpsO gene encoding 30S ribosomal protein S15 produces MSITAERKAALIKEYATKANDTGSPEVQVAILTERISNLTGHFKTHAKDNHSRRGLLKLVSLRRQLLDYVKKNDEARYRTLIERLGIRR; encoded by the coding sequence ATGTCGATCACTGCCGAGCGCAAAGCCGCGCTCATCAAGGAATACGCCACCAAAGCGAATGACACCGGCTCGCCGGAAGTGCAGGTCGCCATTCTGACCGAGCGCATCTCCAATCTGACCGGGCATTTCAAGACGCATGCGAAGGACAATCACTCGCGTCGCGGCCTGCTCAAGCTGGTGTCATTGCGCCGCCAGCTTCTCGATTACGTCAAGAAGAACGACGAAGCGCGCTACAGGACGCTGATCGAGCGCCTCGGCATCCGCCGCTGA
- the pnp gene encoding polyribonucleotide nucleotidyltransferase encodes MFEIHREEIDWCGRKLVLETGRIARQADGAVFASYGETTVLATVVSAKAPKPGQDFFPLTVNYQEKAFAAGRIPGGFFKREGRPSERETLISRLIDRPIRPLFPDGYTNDTQVIITVLSHDMENDPDILAMVATSAALTLSGVPFMGPIGGARVGYINGEIKVNPTIDEAKTSDLDLVVAGTADAVLMVESEAKELSEETMLAAVMAGHAGFQPVIDAIIRLAERAAKEPRDLSLPDKSEVEKAVAEIAETELRAAYKITAKQERYAAVDAVKAKVNAALLPEGGEARFDKQLVADVFHELQAKVVRWNILDDGVRIDGRDLKTVRPIVAQVGVLPRTHGSAIFTRGETQALVVATLGTGEDEQFIDSLEGTYKENFLLHYNFPPYSVGETGRMGSPGRREIGHGKLAWRAIHPMLPTAAEFPYTIRVVSEITESNGSSSMATVCGSSLALMDAGVPLKRPTAGIAMGLILEGERFAVLSDILGDEDHLGDMDFKVAGTEHGVTSLQMDIKIAGITEEIMKVALGQAKDGRLHILHEMAKALTSARAELGEFAPRIETMKIPTDKIREVIGSGGKVIREIVEKTGAKINIEDDGTVKIASSDGNSIKAAIAWIKSIASDPEIGQIYEGTVVKTTDFGAFVNFFGARDGLVHISQLSSQRVAKTTDVVKEGDKVKVKLLGFDDRGKVRLSMRVVDQETGEDLEAKAKAEAAKAEKAEAEEQQA; translated from the coding sequence ATGTTCGAGATTCATCGCGAGGAAATCGACTGGTGCGGGCGCAAGCTCGTACTCGAGACCGGCCGCATCGCGCGCCAGGCCGACGGCGCGGTCTTCGCTTCCTATGGCGAGACGACGGTGCTCGCCACCGTCGTGTCCGCCAAGGCGCCCAAGCCCGGTCAGGACTTCTTCCCCCTCACCGTGAATTACCAGGAAAAGGCCTTCGCCGCCGGCCGCATTCCGGGCGGCTTTTTCAAGCGCGAGGGCCGGCCTTCGGAGCGCGAGACCCTGATCTCGCGCCTGATCGACCGTCCGATCCGCCCGCTGTTCCCGGACGGCTATACCAATGACACCCAGGTCATCATCACCGTGCTCAGCCATGACATGGAGAACGACCCGGACATTCTCGCCATGGTCGCCACTTCCGCCGCGCTGACGCTTTCCGGCGTGCCCTTCATGGGCCCGATCGGCGGCGCCCGGGTCGGCTATATCAATGGCGAGATCAAGGTGAATCCGACGATCGACGAGGCCAAGACGTCGGACCTCGATCTCGTTGTCGCCGGCACCGCCGACGCCGTGCTGATGGTGGAATCGGAAGCCAAGGAACTGTCGGAAGAGACCATGCTCGCGGCGGTCATGGCCGGCCACGCCGGGTTCCAGCCGGTGATCGACGCCATCATCCGTCTGGCCGAGCGCGCCGCCAAGGAGCCGCGCGACCTCAGCTTGCCCGACAAGTCCGAGGTCGAGAAGGCGGTCGCCGAGATCGCCGAGACCGAGCTGCGCGCCGCCTACAAGATCACCGCCAAGCAGGAACGCTATGCGGCGGTGGACGCGGTGAAGGCCAAGGTCAACGCCGCATTGCTGCCCGAGGGCGGCGAAGCCAGGTTCGACAAGCAGCTCGTCGCCGACGTGTTCCACGAACTTCAGGCCAAGGTCGTGCGCTGGAACATTCTCGACGACGGCGTCCGCATCGACGGCCGCGACTTGAAAACCGTGCGCCCGATCGTCGCCCAGGTCGGCGTGCTGCCGCGCACCCACGGCTCGGCCATTTTCACCCGCGGCGAAACCCAGGCTCTGGTCGTGGCGACGCTCGGCACCGGCGAGGACGAGCAGTTTATCGATTCGCTGGAAGGGACCTACAAGGAAAACTTCCTGCTGCATTATAACTTCCCGCCCTATTCGGTGGGCGAGACCGGCCGCATGGGTTCGCCGGGCCGCCGCGAGATCGGCCATGGCAAGCTCGCCTGGCGCGCCATTCATCCGATGCTGCCGACCGCGGCCGAATTCCCCTATACGATCCGCGTCGTCTCCGAGATCACCGAGTCCAACGGCTCGTCCTCGATGGCGACGGTCTGCGGCTCGTCGCTCGCACTGATGGACGCCGGCGTGCCGTTGAAGCGCCCGACCGCCGGCATCGCCATGGGCCTGATCCTCGAAGGCGAGCGTTTCGCGGTCCTGTCCGACATTCTTGGCGACGAGGACCATCTCGGCGACATGGATTTCAAGGTCGCCGGCACCGAACACGGCGTCACCTCTTTGCAGATGGACATCAAGATCGCCGGCATCACCGAGGAGATCATGAAGGTCGCCCTCGGCCAGGCCAAGGACGGCCGTCTGCACATCCTGCATGAAATGGCCAAGGCGCTCACCAGCGCCCGCGCCGAGCTCGGCGAATTCGCGCCGCGCATCGAGACCATGAAGATCCCGACCGACAAGATCCGCGAAGTGATCGGCTCCGGTGGCAAGGTGATCCGCGAGATCGTCGAAAAGACCGGCGCCAAGATCAATATCGAGGACGACGGCACGGTGAAGATCGCCTCCAGCGACGGCAATTCGATCAAGGCCGCCATCGCCTGGATCAAGTCGATCGCCTCGGACCCGGAAATCGGCCAGATCTACGAAGGCACGGTGGTCAAGACCACCGATTTCGGCGCCTTCGTCAATTTCTTCGGCGCCCGCGACGGCCTGGTGCACATTTCGCAGCTCTCCAGCCAGCGCGTCGCCAAGACCACCGACGTGGTCAAGGAAGGCGACAAGGTCAAGGTGAAGCTGCTCGGTTTCGACGATCGCGGCAAGGTCCGCCTGTCGATGCGCGTGGTGGACCAGGAGACCGGCGAAGACCTCGAAGCCAAGGCCAAGGCCGAAGCCGCCAAGGCGGAAAAGGCGGAGGCCGAGGAGCAGCAGGCCTGA
- the fabI gene encoding enoyl-ACP reductase FabI, with amino-acid sequence MTISAKGLMAGKRGLIMGVANNHSIAWGIAQALAAEGAELAFTFQGESLGKRVKPLAESLGSSLTLPCDVEDLASVDAVFAAIEQQWQSLDFVVHAIGFSDRNELKGRYVDATTRENFSRTMVISAFSFTEIAQRAQKLMPNGGALLTLTYGGSTRVMPNYNVMGVAKAALEASVRYLAADLGAQNIRVNAISAGPIRTLAGAGIADARFMFNFQKAHAPLRRTVTIEDVGGSALYLLSDLAAGVTGEIHFVDAGYNIVSMPQPGSLKADLDQGLS; translated from the coding sequence ATGACTATCTCCGCCAAGGGTCTTATGGCCGGCAAACGCGGCCTCATCATGGGCGTCGCCAACAATCATTCGATCGCCTGGGGCATCGCGCAGGCGTTGGCGGCGGAAGGCGCCGAACTCGCCTTCACCTTTCAGGGCGAATCGCTCGGCAAGAGGGTCAAGCCTTTGGCGGAGAGCCTCGGCTCCAGTCTTACCCTGCCCTGCGACGTCGAGGATCTTGCGAGCGTCGACGCGGTTTTCGCCGCGATCGAACAGCAGTGGCAAAGCCTCGATTTCGTCGTCCACGCCATCGGCTTTTCGGACAGGAACGAGCTGAAGGGCCGCTATGTGGACGCCACCACGCGCGAAAATTTCTCACGCACCATGGTGATCTCCGCCTTTTCCTTCACGGAAATCGCCCAGCGCGCGCAAAAACTCATGCCGAACGGCGGGGCTTTGCTGACCCTGACCTATGGCGGCTCGACCCGGGTCATGCCCAATTACAATGTGATGGGCGTGGCCAAGGCGGCGCTCGAGGCCAGCGTGCGCTATCTCGCCGCCGATCTCGGCGCGCAGAACATAAGGGTCAACGCCATTTCCGCCGGCCCGATCCGGACGCTCGCCGGCGCCGGCATCGCCGACGCCCGCTTCATGTTCAATTTCCAGAAGGCCCACGCGCCCCTGCGGCGCACCGTGACCATCGAGGACGTCGGCGGCTCGGCGCTCTATCTCCTCTCCGACCTTGCGGCGGGCGTCACCGGCGAAATTCATTTCGTGGACGCGGGCTATAACATCGTCTCCATGCCCCAGCCCGGCAGTTTGAAGGCCGATTTGGACCAAGGCCTTTCCTGA